The Toxorhynchites rutilus septentrionalis strain SRP chromosome 3, ASM2978413v1, whole genome shotgun sequence genome includes a region encoding these proteins:
- the LOC129780090 gene encoding adult cuticle protein 1-like, translating to MKCIVAAVVIAFAVAAEASWGPWGTIVQANVPSWPAAHWNGAWSNAGAYGAWPADGHWDGAWSAGHWGGAWPTATHWGVPAASIAHHAGVVPGAVSVNANRGAVHVAPLPGHAISQKQLNLAPAPGTL from the exons ATGAAG TGCATCGTTGCCGCTGTTGTCATCGCTTTCGCCGTTGCCGCCGAAGCAAGCTGGGGACCATGGGGAACCATTGTGCAGGCTAATGTACCATCGTGGCCTGCCGCACATTGGAATGGTGCGTGGTCAAACGCTGGTGCTTATGGTGCCTGGCCAGCTGACGGTCACTGGGATGGAGCATGGTCTGCTGGACATTGGGGAGGAGCTTGGCCAACTGCTACTCACTGGGGTGTACCAGCTGCTTCGATTGCCCATCATGCCGGAGTTGTTCCCGGAGCAGTTTCTGTGAACGCCAACCGTGGTGCTGTTCATGTTGCTCCACTCCCAGGACATGCGATCTCCCAGAAGCAGCTGAACCTTGCCCCAGCTCCAGGAACTCTTTAA
- the LOC129780597 gene encoding adult cuticle protein 1-like — protein MKCIIAAVVIAFAVAAEASWGSWGTVVQANVPSWPAAHWDGAWSNAGAYGAWPAAWSGAGHWGGAWPVAGHWGVPAASVAHHAGVVPGAVSVNANRGAVHVAPLPGHAISQKQLNLAPAPGTL, from the exons ATGAAG TGCATCATTGCCGCAGTTGTCATCGCTTTCGCTGTTGCCGCCGAAGCCAGCTGGGGATCATGGGGAACCGTTGTCCAGGCTAATGTTCCATCATGGCCAGCTGCGCATTGGGATGGTGCTTGGTCAAACGCTGGTGCTTACGGTGCGTGGCCAGCTGCTTGGTCTGGTGCTGGACATTGGGGTGGTGCTTGGCCAGTCGCTGGTCACTGGGGTGTTCCAGCTGCCTCGGTTGCCCATCATGCTGGCGTTGTCCCTGGAGCGGTCTCTGTGAACGCCAACCGTGGTGCTGTTCACGTTGCTCCACTCCCAGGTCATGCCATCTCTCAGAAGCAGCTCAACCTTGCCCCAGCTCCAGGAACCCTGTGA
- the LOC129774805 gene encoding adult cuticle protein 1-like, which yields MKCIIAVALVAFAVAAEASWEPWGTVVQANVPSWPAAHWDSAWSNAGAYGAWPAAAHWDGAWSDAGHWGAAHWGVPAASVAHHAGVVPGAVSVNANRGAVHVAPLAGHAISQKQLNLAPAPGTI from the exons atgaaG tgCATCATTGCCGTTGCTCTTGTCGCCTTCGCCGTTGCTGCGGAAGCCAGTTGGGAACCATGGGGAACCGTTGTCCAGGCTAATGTTCCATCGTGGCCAGCTGCCCATTGGGATAGTGCTTGGTCGAATGCCGGTGCTTACGGTGCGTGGCCAGCTGCTGCTCACTGGGACGGAGCTTGGTCAGATGCTGGACATTGGGGCGCTGCTCACTGGGGTGTTCCAGCTGCTTCGGTTGCTCATCATGCTGGAGTTGTTCCCGGAGCTGTTTCCGTAAACGCCAACCGTGGTGCCGTTCACGTTGCGCCACTCGCTGGCCATGCCATCTCCCAGAAGCAGCTCAATCTCGCTCCAGCACCAGGAACTATCTAG
- the LOC129779638 gene encoding adult cuticle protein 1-like: MKCVIAAVVIALAVATEASWGPWGTVVQSNVPAWPAAHWTGAYGAWPAAADHWGGAAHWGGAWPAAAHWGVPAASVAHHAGVVPGAVSVNANRGSVHVAPLAGHAVSQKQLNLAPAPGTI, encoded by the exons ATGAAG TGCGTCATTGCCGCTGTTGTCATTGCTCTCGCCGTTGCTACGGAAGCCAGCTGGGGACCGTGGGGAACCGTCGTGCAGTCTAACGTTCCAGCGTGGCCAGCAGCCCATTGGACTGGTGCTTACGGAGCGTGGCCAGCGGCTGCCGATCATTGGGGCGGAGCCGCCCACTGGGGTGGTGCCTGGCCAGCAGCTGCTCATTGGGGTGTCCCAGCCGCCTCGGTTGCCCACCATGCTGGAGTTGTTCCCGGAGCAGTCTCCGTGAACGCTAACCGTGGCTCTGTTCATGTTGCCCCACTCGCAGGTCATGCCGTGTCCCAGAAGCAACTGAACCTCGCTCCAGCTCCAGGAACCATCTAG